One segment of Plasmodium vivax chromosome 14, whole genome shotgun sequence DNA contains the following:
- a CDS encoding hypothetical protein, conserved (encoded by transcript PVX_122745A), with protein sequence MRAARLPPCVSAGKTNSSHHKAPFIRLQKCKFTISPAKQNIAKGKLLECKEINDHNYERVIKKSKTFLLYGYAQYSNRCFTHFNKLTTISNDFKTIREGEKLPLYKLNVSINNFLVRKFHIKSVPTIQLRHKNKLIEELTGNELNEQANVDRLLRRCGTYFNSIREVDNMVDFLAREEELPSSGYAELLGRDQFIHGMFPRFAATHGEEAPMDITSTPKDKNNFTLEMKEKFLPKDTLNDLLLKYQCTTYVLFKKLELLLNGENKNPHLIKCALDEIIANHRSYLDIHERYSKLMAKAFLLLFDEEKLAIENLIDLKKALQSPEGESDSPIHVDTIQTIRFNEPIITFDDFKNIHWRWLNRVDDFLSNEGEEEAPSKAITPGEVPPSGEKTEEKQNGKLKKASKDNAKTRYLSRVCRILAIKYLQKEQHDDAFQHALESYKLTFPLNDVDTSKSKVLIENLILYLGAYNPSVIKFLSHLQLLFTDKIFHVVRFPHTRAIKGGRPMMKRGKSGKWLWLSQDWKPRWLKKKAKLILEDEWRCVPDKNVPFWN encoded by the coding sequence ATGCGCGCGGCACGCCTGCCCCCGTGCGTGTCCGCCGGGAAGACAAACAGCAGCCACCACAAGGCGCCATTCATACGCctgcaaaaatgcaaattcACCATTTCCCCTGCTAAGCAAAACATTGCAAAAGGCAAACTTCTCGAATGTAAAGAAATAAACGACCACAATTACGAAAgggtaataaaaaagagcaaaacgtTTCTGCTCTACGGATATGCCCAATACTCAAATAGGTGCTTCACCCATTTTAACAAGTTGACCACCATCAGTAATGACTTCAAAACAATCAGGGAGGGTGAAAAATTGCCCCTATACAAGCTAAACGTaagtataaataatttcctcGTTCGAAAGTTCCACATTAAATCGGTCCCCACAATACAGTTAAggcataaaaataagttaataGAAGAACTGACTGGAAATGAATTAAATGAGCAGGCAAATGTGGACAGACTGCTAAGAAGGTGTGGCACTTACTTTAACTCCATTCGAGAGGTAGACAATATGGTCGATTTTTTGGCCAGGGAAGAGGAGCTCCCCAGTAGCGGTTATGCTGAGTTATTGGGGAGGGACCAATTTATTCATGGGATGTTCCCACGTTTTGCAGCAACtcatggggaagaagccccCATGGATATCACCTCCACCCCAAAGGACAAAAACAACTTCACTCtcgaaatgaaagaaaaattccTCCCAAAAGATACGCTAAACGATTTGCTGCTAAAATATCAGTGCACCACGTAtgtcctttttaaaaagctagAGCTTTTACTAAacggagaaaataaaaatcccCATCTGATCAAATGTGCCTTGGACGAAATAATTGCCAACCATCGTTCCTACTTGGACATACATGAGCGCTACAGCAAGTTAATGGCCAAAGcgtttctcctccttttcgatGAGGAAAAATTGGCAATCGAGAATTTGATAGATCTAAAAAAAGCTTTGCAATCCCCGGAGGGTGAGAGTGATTCTCCTATACATGTTGATACTATACAGACGATTCGCTTCAACGAACCGATCATCACTTTCGacgattttaaaaacatccATTGGAGGTGGCTCAACCGGGTGGACGACTTCTTATCcaacgagggggaagaggaagctcCTTCCAAAGCGATAACCCCTGGGGAAGTTCCCCCTTCAGGCGAAAAAACAGaagagaaacaaaatggcaaattaaaaaaagccTCAAAAGATAATGCAAAGACGAGATACCTTAGCCGCGTGTGCAGAATACTCgccataaaatatttgcaaaaggAACAGCACGATGATGCCTTCCAACACGCCTTAGAATCGTACAAATTGACATTCCCCCTAAATGACGTGGACACATCTAAATCGAAGGTCCTGattgaaaatttaattttatatttaggGGCCTACAATCCGAGCgtcattaaatttttgagCCACCTGCAGTTGCTCTTTACGGACAAAATCTTCCACGTGGTTCGCTTCCCCCACACAAGGGCAATCAAAGGTGGGCGCCCAATgatgaaaagggggaagtctGGCAAGTGGCTGTGGCTAAGTCAGGACTGGAAGCCTCGGTggttgaagaaaaaggcaaagttGATTTTGGAGGACGAGTGGAGGTGCGTCCCTGATAAGAACGTCCCCTTCTGGAATTAG